Proteins encoded within one genomic window of Methanobacterium sp. Maddingley MBC34:
- a CDS encoding putative metal-dependent phosphoesterase, PHP family (PFAM: PHP domain) — translation MKYDLHTHTKYSSDGVLEPEKIVKAAKKRGLSGIAITDHNTIKGYLKAKKYENQNFKIICGSEISTERGEVIGLFLSSQIRSRTFHEVVEEIKEQDGIVILPHPFDDVRKTGIYPKKEDIKLIDCLEAFNSRCLRQKYNDKATQFARENGLSVAAGSDAHFASEVGKAGIITRKDNIRDVLIKGDLNVFGEKTSIVNLVLTKMVKTWRTSSW, via the coding sequence ATGAAATACGACCTCCACACCCATACAAAATACTCTTCTGACGGAGTTTTAGAGCCTGAAAAGATAGTTAAGGCTGCTAAAAAAAGAGGCCTGTCTGGAATTGCCATAACCGACCATAACACCATTAAGGGATATTTAAAGGCAAAAAAATACGAAAATCAAAATTTCAAGATTATATGTGGATCAGAAATAAGTACAGAAAGAGGGGAAGTTATCGGCCTATTCCTGTCCAGCCAAATTAGATCTCGCACGTTCCATGAAGTGGTTGAAGAGATCAAAGAACAGGATGGAATAGTTATTCTCCCCCATCCCTTTGATGATGTGAGGAAAACTGGTATTTATCCTAAAAAAGAAGATATTAAATTAATAGATTGTTTAGAGGCCTTCAACTCCCGTTGTTTACGTCAGAAATACAATGATAAAGCCACCCAATTTGCTAGGGAAAATGGTTTAAGTGTTGCTGCAGGTAGTGATGCACATTTCGCCAGTGAGGTTGGGAAAGCAGGCATTATCACCAGAAAAGATAATATTAGAGATGTTCTTATAAAGGGAGATCTAAATGTTTTTGGAGAAAAAACTTCCATAGTAAACCTGGTACTGACCAAAATGGTTAAAACCTGGCGAACCTCTAGTTGGTAG
- a CDS encoding glyceraldehyde-3-phosphate dehydrogenase, type II (PFAM: Glyceraldehyde 3-phosphate dehydrogenase, C-terminal domain; Glyceraldehyde 3-phosphate dehydrogenase, NAD binding domain~TIGRFAM: glyceraldehyde-3-phosphate dehydrogenase, type II), with protein MKNVGINGYGTIGKRVADAVACQDDMQIVGVTKRTPNFEAQMAVEKGFPLYISAPDREDLFTDAGIKVTGTIDDLYDKVDVMVDCTPGGIGAKNKEVYAEKGVKGIFQGGEKHEQIGKSFNSFANYQDNWGRDYVRVVSCNTTGLCRTLKPIDDLCGIKKVRAVMVRRGADPGQVKSGPINAIVPNPPTVPSHHGPDVQTVMYDLDITTMALLVPTTLMHQHNLMVELENTPSLDDVIDTLEATPRVLLVEAGKGLGSTAEIMECARDLGRPRSDLNEIAVWKESLNIKDGELFYMQAIHQESDVVPENVDCIRAMLEMEEDPTKSIEKTNKNMGIM; from the coding sequence ATGAAAAACGTAGGGATAAACGGATACGGTACTATTGGAAAAAGAGTAGCAGATGCAGTCGCCTGCCAGGACGACATGCAGATCGTGGGAGTAACCAAGAGAACCCCTAATTTTGAAGCCCAAATGGCAGTAGAGAAGGGATTCCCACTCTATATTAGCGCACCAGATAGAGAAGACTTATTCACAGATGCAGGAATAAAAGTTACTGGCACCATTGATGATCTCTACGATAAAGTGGATGTTATGGTAGACTGCACACCCGGAGGAATCGGTGCTAAAAATAAAGAGGTCTATGCTGAAAAAGGAGTTAAAGGAATATTCCAGGGTGGGGAAAAACACGAACAAATCGGGAAATCTTTCAACTCATTTGCCAACTACCAGGACAACTGGGGCAGAGATTACGTAAGAGTGGTCAGTTGCAATACCACTGGACTCTGTCGAACACTAAAACCAATTGATGATCTTTGTGGTATTAAAAAGGTTAGAGCAGTTATGGTACGCCGTGGAGCAGACCCTGGACAGGTAAAATCAGGCCCCATAAACGCCATTGTCCCCAACCCACCCACTGTACCCAGCCACCACGGCCCTGACGTGCAGACTGTAATGTACGACTTGGACATCACCACCATGGCCCTGTTGGTACCAACCACTCTCATGCACCAGCACAACCTTATGGTGGAACTGGAAAACACACCATCACTGGATGATGTCATAGACACCCTGGAAGCAACTCCCCGAGTTTTACTGGTGGAAGCAGGTAAAGGATTAGGTTCCACAGCGGAGATAATGGAATGTGCACGAGATTTAGGCAGACCTAGAAGCGATCTCAATGAAATAGCCGTTTGGAAGGAATCCCTGAATATTAAAGACGGCGAACTATTCTACATGCAGGCCATACATCAGGAATCAGATGTGGTACCTGAAAACGTGGACTGTATTCGAGCTATGCTGGAAATGGAAGAAGATCCCACTAAATCCATTGAGAAAACCAATAAAAATATGGGAATAATGTAA
- a CDS encoding DNA topoisomerase VI, subunit A (PFAM: Type IIB DNA topoisomerase) → MNKKDIAVNKLKSLGDIILEDVHQNNVPAIKVPSRGTSNIVYDTEKRYYVLGDRYGKRSLGNVKQITKIGQMVYVANFCKDLVRRGKTATLREMYYVSEGWDVDFGDQQESNIVGEDLEVTLGMTREDLGLMPEEDGASVYGNITLQDDDVEINALRAGKSGYTISPTIDDIKFLDHDVKRVIAVETMGMFHRLVQENAYKKFDTLIVGLKGQAARATRRFLKRVNEELNLPVYICNDGDPWGFHIAMVIISGSAKLAHVNHQLATPDAKFLGVTASDIINYDLPTDPLKDIDVLRLKELSKDPRYKDEAWQMEIKKMIKIGKKAEQQSFSKYGLEYVVDTYLPEKLESME, encoded by the coding sequence ATGAATAAGAAAGATATTGCCGTTAACAAACTTAAAAGCCTGGGAGACATAATACTGGAAGATGTTCACCAGAACAATGTCCCAGCAATTAAAGTTCCCTCCAGAGGAACATCAAACATAGTCTATGATACTGAAAAACGTTACTACGTCTTAGGAGACCGTTACGGGAAAAGATCCCTGGGTAACGTTAAACAAATCACTAAAATAGGCCAAATGGTTTACGTCGCCAATTTCTGTAAGGATCTGGTTCGCCGAGGAAAAACTGCCACTTTAAGGGAGATGTACTACGTTTCCGAAGGATGGGATGTTGATTTCGGAGACCAGCAGGAATCCAACATCGTAGGTGAGGACCTGGAAGTAACCCTGGGAATGACCCGTGAAGATCTGGGTCTGATGCCAGAAGAAGACGGAGCTTCAGTATATGGAAATATCACCCTCCAGGATGATGACGTGGAAATCAATGCACTAAGAGCTGGTAAATCAGGTTACACCATATCCCCTACCATTGATGATATAAAATTCTTGGATCATGATGTAAAAAGGGTTATTGCCGTGGAAACCATGGGGATGTTCCACCGGCTGGTCCAGGAAAATGCCTACAAAAAATTTGACACCCTAATCGTTGGTTTAAAGGGTCAAGCGGCCCGTGCAACTCGCCGATTCCTTAAAAGAGTTAATGAAGAACTTAACCTTCCGGTTTACATTTGTAACGACGGAGACCCATGGGGATTTCACATTGCCATGGTTATCATCAGTGGAAGTGCCAAACTGGCCCACGTGAACCACCAGCTGGCAACACCTGATGCCAAATTCCTGGGTGTTACCGCATCAGATATCATTAACTACGACCTCCCCACTGACCCCCTTAAAGACATTGATGTTTTAAGGCTTAAAGAACTCTCAAAGGACCCTCGTTACAAGGACGAGGCATGGCAGATGGAGATCAAGAAGATGATCAAGATCGGGAAAAAAGCAGAACAGCAGTCTTTCTCTAAGTATGGGTTGGAGTATGTTGTTGACACGTACTTACCTGAAAAACTTGAGTCAATGGAATAA
- a CDS encoding DNA topoisomerase VI, B subunit (PFAM: Topoisomerase VI B subunit, transducer; Histidine kinase-, DNA gyrase B-, and HSP90-like ATPase~TIGRFAM: DNA topoisomerase VI, B subunit), translated as MEREAAELFEEFKELTASEFFRRNKQMLGFSGKIRSLTMVFHELITNSLDASEEAGILPEIKIDLKRLDKDHYILRHTDSGPGIPEPFITKVYCTMFAGSKFRNIQSRGQQGLGCSGCVLLSQMTTGKPAKVVSGYQEGDQLKGVEMTFKMDVKTNKGLVLERKEVEVQSTGVSIELPFKDVSYSLSEQGAYEYIRRTMIANPHTKITFRDPTGHKYIFKRAADIIPPLPKEVLPHPKGVTADDLIFMAKHTDKRRFRSLLTSNLSRMSTKRVNEIQGITGIDLNKRPKDMKWEEAEQIVETFAKMDFMAPPTSGLIPIGKEQIEKGIREILNPEFVATTTRKPKTFRGGVSFIIEAGISYGGDSGRMVGDQRKAEIMRFANRVPLAFDQGSCAITEALKSVDWKRYGIRDLDNAPITVFVNIVSTNVPYLSTGKQSVAPEPEILHEVRQATMKIARNMQKYIRAKKAAKEEEMRSKIFENLVPVIIREAAVLAEKDVPEYDEVLAKVTRRSKYEGVVQDE; from the coding sequence TTGGAGCGAGAAGCAGCTGAACTATTTGAGGAATTTAAAGAACTCACCGCATCAGAATTTTTCAGAAGAAATAAGCAAATGCTGGGTTTTTCCGGTAAAATCAGGTCTCTGACCATGGTATTCCACGAACTGATCACCAACAGTCTGGATGCTTCAGAAGAAGCAGGAATACTTCCGGAGATAAAAATAGACCTCAAACGTTTGGATAAAGATCATTACATACTTAGACACACCGATAGTGGACCTGGAATACCAGAACCATTCATTACCAAGGTATACTGTACCATGTTCGCAGGTTCCAAATTCAGGAATATCCAGTCCAGGGGTCAACAGGGATTGGGATGCAGTGGTTGTGTCTTATTATCACAGATGACCACTGGAAAACCAGCTAAAGTTGTATCTGGCTACCAGGAGGGCGACCAGCTTAAAGGAGTTGAGATGACCTTTAAGATGGATGTGAAAACCAACAAAGGACTGGTCTTAGAACGAAAAGAAGTAGAAGTCCAATCCACAGGGGTTTCCATTGAACTGCCATTTAAGGATGTCTCCTATTCCCTCTCAGAACAGGGAGCCTACGAGTACATCCGCCGGACCATGATCGCCAACCCCCATACCAAAATCACCTTCCGAGATCCCACTGGACATAAATACATCTTCAAAAGAGCCGCAGATATCATACCCCCACTACCCAAAGAAGTGCTACCCCACCCTAAAGGAGTTACTGCCGATGACCTGATATTCATGGCCAAACACACAGATAAACGCCGTTTCAGAAGTCTTTTAACCAGTAATTTGTCCAGGATGTCCACTAAAAGGGTGAACGAGATTCAGGGGATCACTGGTATTGATCTTAACAAACGTCCCAAGGACATGAAATGGGAGGAAGCTGAACAGATCGTGGAAACTTTCGCTAAGATGGATTTCATGGCACCACCTACCTCAGGACTCATACCCATTGGTAAGGAACAAATAGAGAAAGGTATAAGGGAAATTTTGAATCCTGAATTCGTGGCCACCACTACCAGAAAACCAAAAACATTCCGTGGAGGAGTTTCTTTCATCATTGAAGCAGGTATTTCCTATGGTGGAGATTCTGGAAGAATGGTTGGTGATCAAAGAAAAGCAGAGATCATGCGTTTTGCTAACCGGGTACCATTGGCCTTTGATCAGGGAAGCTGTGCAATTACTGAAGCACTTAAAAGTGTTGACTGGAAACGTTACGGTATAAGAGACCTGGATAATGCCCCTATAACTGTTTTTGTGAATATTGTATCCACCAATGTACCTTACCTATCCACAGGTAAGCAGAGTGTGGCTCCTGAACCAGAAATTCTCCATGAAGTGCGTCAGGCCACCATGAAAATTGCCAGGAACATGCAAAAGTACATACGTGCTAAAAAAGCTGCTAAAGAAGAAGAAATGCGTTCAAAGATCTTTGAAAACCTGGTTCCAGTTATAATACGTGAAGCAGCAGTACTTGCCGAAAAAGATGTTCCTGAATATGATGAAGTATTAGCTAAAGTTACACGCAGATCCAAATACGAAGGCGTGGTTCAAGATGAATAA
- a CDS encoding KH domain protein (PFAM: KH domain~TIGRFAM: arCOG04150 universal archaeal KH domain protein), translating to MPNTEYLKIPKERVGVLIGPHGKTKEIIEKTTETSIDVDSEAGSIAISPQEDAEDPLAVWKARYMVKAIGRGFNPEIALKLIDDDVMLEIINLPDYVGKSKKAVLRQKGRIIGKDGKTRDIITEMTGTYVSIYGKTVSIIGEMEHLQIAKEAVEMILDGARHKTVYSFLERKKQEMKLREIKMGPSYILKD from the coding sequence TTGCCCAACACAGAATATCTGAAGATCCCCAAGGAAAGAGTGGGAGTACTCATCGGACCACACGGAAAAACCAAAGAGATCATTGAAAAAACCACCGAAACAAGCATTGATGTAGACAGTGAAGCTGGAAGTATAGCTATATCCCCCCAAGAGGATGCTGAAGATCCTTTAGCAGTTTGGAAAGCTCGTTACATGGTTAAAGCCATAGGTAGAGGTTTTAACCCAGAGATAGCCCTTAAACTAATTGATGATGATGTGATGCTGGAGATCATCAACCTACCCGATTATGTTGGAAAATCCAAAAAGGCTGTTTTAAGACAGAAAGGACGTATTATCGGCAAAGATGGTAAAACTAGAGATATCATCACGGAAATGACTGGTACTTATGTGTCCATTTATGGTAAAACTGTGTCCATCATTGGAGAAATGGAACATCTGCAAATTGCCAAGGAGGCTGTGGAGATGATCCTGGATGGTGCTAGGCACAAAACAGTTTATTCATTCCTGGAACGTAAAAAACAGGAAATGAAACTAAGAGAAATAAAGATGGGACCATCCTATATACTCAAAGATTAA
- a CDS encoding serine/threonine protein kinase involved in cell cycle control (PFAM: RIO1 family) encodes MESQVTKSDISLQKMREVKRLKSVEDRRVGSEVFDRITLKTLYKLANQGYIHLLNGAISTGKEANVFKGADEDGKIVAVKIYRVTTSDFKKMQYYIQGDPRFNVRSNSKRQLINNWVLKEFKNLNRACEAGVRVPKPIIAKNNVLVMEFIGDDDGSPARLMRQSKISNPKYVSDKIIDYVKKLYNDAELVHGDLSGFNILMQEDEPVIIDLSQGLVVDHPLSEELLNRDIENLSKDFKKMGIEISHDEIKRKIMDL; translated from the coding sequence ATGGAATCCCAAGTAACCAAATCAGATATTAGCCTGCAGAAGATGCGGGAAGTTAAGCGTCTTAAAAGCGTGGAAGATAGAAGGGTGGGTAGTGAAGTCTTTGATAGGATTACCCTTAAAACTCTGTACAAACTTGCTAATCAAGGTTATATTCACCTTTTAAATGGAGCTATAAGCACTGGAAAAGAGGCTAATGTCTTCAAAGGAGCAGATGAGGATGGTAAAATTGTTGCAGTTAAGATATATCGGGTTACCACCTCTGATTTTAAGAAAATGCAATATTACATACAGGGAGACCCGCGTTTCAATGTTAGGAGTAATAGCAAACGTCAACTGATAAATAACTGGGTTTTAAAAGAATTTAAAAACCTTAACCGAGCATGTGAAGCAGGGGTGCGAGTACCAAAACCAATTATAGCTAAAAATAACGTACTGGTCATGGAATTCATTGGAGATGATGATGGAAGCCCTGCTCGTCTTATGAGGCAGTCAAAAATTTCCAACCCAAAATACGTCTCTGACAAAATAATAGATTATGTTAAAAAGCTTTATAATGATGCAGAACTAGTTCATGGGGACCTTTCTGGTTTTAACATTCTTATGCAGGAGGATGAGCCGGTTATAATTGACTTGTCACAGGGTTTAGTGGTTGATCATCCCCTATCAGAGGAGCTTCTAAACCGAGATATAGAGAATTTGAGTAAAGATTTTAAAAAAATGGGTATTGAAATATCCCATGATGAGATTAAAAGAAAGATTATGGATTTATGA
- a CDS encoding eukaryotic/archaeal initiation factor 1A (PFAM: Translation initiation factor 1A / IF-1~TIGRFAM: eukaryotic/archaeal initiation factor 1A), translating into MSRGNSRGQQTQGVRRVRSPRRGEIPGVVEQIMGHGKLKVRCADGKIRLCRIPGKMKKRIWIREGDVVLIKPWAFQSDEKADVIWRYTRTESNYLERRGFLKL; encoded by the coding sequence TTGAGCAGAGGAAATAGTCGAGGTCAGCAAACACAGGGAGTAAGAAGGGTCAGGTCCCCCCGGAGGGGAGAAATACCAGGAGTAGTGGAACAGATCATGGGCCATGGTAAACTTAAGGTGCGATGTGCCGATGGTAAAATAAGGCTTTGCCGTATTCCTGGAAAGATGAAGAAAAGAATCTGGATTAGAGAAGGTGATGTTGTTTTAATCAAGCCGTGGGCCTTCCAGAGTGATGAAAAAGCAGATGTTATCTGGAGATATACCAGAACTGAATCCAACTACCTGGAACGTCGCGGATTCCTCAAACTATAA
- a CDS encoding molybdenum cofactor synthesis protein (PFAM: Probable molybdopterin binding domain; MoeA N-terminal region (domain I and II); MoeA C-terminal region (domain IV)~TIGRFAM: molybdenum cofactor synthesis domain), with translation MGKEFLNLMDPDDVKKIIDSLNIERKIEKVNLGDAYQRVLAEDVYAAIDLPPFDRASMDGYAVRAQDTFGALEDNPITLNLIEKIRAGDVPSQKVEKGTCSEVGTGAPMPEGSDAVVMVEVTDIKENKVQLLEAVTPGTNRALRGSDIEKGNFLLSQGTLLTADKIGALSAIGLEKITVFAKPTVAVISTGNELIKPDEELQHGKLYDINSQSIANAVKSCGCIPLASTIAKDDYSSIKNKIDQYKHADVIITSGGTSAGAGDVLRQVVDDMGEVLVHGISVKPGKPTLIGTLPDGDVDIILFGLPGYPVSALMIFLGFVAPFLRGVAGVKKFMEKKDGSLLKLSRRYHSARGRSHFVLVKIEGGIAHPILKDSGAITALAEADGYFEVPKNVEIIEKDEEIKVIPLSGL, from the coding sequence ATGGGTAAAGAATTCTTAAATCTAATGGATCCAGATGATGTGAAAAAAATCATAGACTCACTGAACATAGAACGGAAGATTGAAAAGGTTAATCTTGGTGATGCTTATCAGCGCGTTCTGGCAGAAGATGTTTATGCCGCAATTGATCTACCGCCCTTTGACCGGGCATCCATGGATGGATATGCTGTACGCGCCCAGGATACTTTTGGGGCTTTAGAGGACAACCCAATCACATTAAATCTTATTGAGAAAATCAGAGCCGGAGATGTGCCTTCTCAAAAGGTAGAAAAAGGAACCTGCAGTGAAGTGGGTACAGGTGCACCCATGCCAGAAGGTTCCGATGCAGTGGTCATGGTTGAAGTCACTGATATCAAAGAAAACAAGGTCCAGCTACTGGAGGCAGTTACTCCTGGAACCAACAGAGCACTCAGAGGATCCGACATTGAAAAGGGAAATTTCCTCTTATCACAAGGCACTCTTTTAACTGCTGATAAAATAGGGGCTTTAAGTGCAATTGGTCTGGAAAAAATTACAGTTTTTGCCAAACCAACAGTGGCAGTTATTTCCACGGGTAATGAGCTGATAAAACCAGATGAAGAGCTTCAACACGGAAAATTATATGACATTAATTCACAGTCCATAGCAAACGCAGTTAAATCATGTGGATGCATACCTTTAGCTTCCACCATAGCTAAAGATGATTATAGTTCCATAAAAAACAAAATAGATCAGTATAAACATGCTGATGTTATAATCACTTCGGGAGGAACATCAGCTGGTGCAGGGGATGTTCTGCGCCAGGTGGTGGATGATATGGGGGAAGTTTTGGTCCATGGAATTTCAGTGAAACCCGGTAAACCCACCTTAATCGGTACTTTACCTGATGGGGATGTTGATATTATTTTATTTGGACTTCCAGGGTATCCAGTATCAGCTTTGATGATTTTCCTTGGATTCGTAGCTCCTTTTTTAAGAGGGGTTGCCGGTGTTAAGAAATTCATGGAGAAAAAAGATGGTTCTTTACTTAAATTATCCCGAAGATATCATTCTGCCAGGGGAAGAAGCCACTTTGTACTGGTAAAAATAGAGGGGGGTATTGCCCATCCCATATTAAAGGATTCAGGAGCAATAACTGCTCTTGCTGAGGCAGATGGTTACTTTGAAGTTCCCAAGAATGTGGAGATCATTGAAAAAGATGAAGAAATAAAAGTAATACCTTTATCTGGGCTTTAA